From the Bacillus sp. FJAT-22090 genome, the window GATGGAACGAACATAATCGGTATTAATTGATGCAAGTCGTTTCTCTGTAGATACATTTCTTTGCTTCTCTCCCATTTCGCCCTCTCCCGTCAAACTGTTTCAATTTTTAGTGTACTTTTTATTATAACGGAAGTTTGGTTTTTTCTGAAGGGCCAAATGAATTGTTTTTTTATAAACGTATTGAAAAGGTTTAGTTATAAATAAGACTATAATAACAATCAATTGTATTATTTTGCGAATGATTTTTATGAACAAACGAATAATAAACCAAATGGGCTTAACGATTAAACTTAAAAAAATCCTTCCCGCCAATCGAAAAACTGGCTGAAAGAGTTGTTCGTATAAAAGGATTCCTACTATTTGTGCAAGTGGATCATATATTCTCCATATGCCATCTCGAACTTCATAAAGTAAGTAAAAAGTTCCCAACCCTAGAGAAATCCATATAATTATCTCTAAACCGACTCGATATTTATAAACGAAGGAACGCTTTGAAAAGCTTTCCGTTACAAAGCGCGTTCCTTCGATAATTGCACCAACTAGAATTCCACTCGCTATCATCAATAATAAGCTTAGAAATTGTAGAGAGAGTGTCATC encodes:
- the yabQ gene encoding spore cortex biosynthesis protein YabQ, producing MTLSLQFLSLLLMIASGILVGAIIEGTRFVTESFSKRSFVYKYRVGLEIIIWISLGLGTFYLLYEVRDGIWRIYDPLAQIVGILLYEQLFQPVFRLAGRIFLSLIVKPIWFIIRLFIKIIRKIIQLIVIIVLFITKPFQYVYKKTIHLALQKKPNFRYNKKYTKN